A portion of the Macaca mulatta isolate MMU2019108-1 chromosome 2, T2T-MMU8v2.0, whole genome shotgun sequence genome contains these proteins:
- the PFN2 gene encoding profilin-2 isoform X1, translating to MAGWQSYVDNLMCDGCCQEAAIVGYCDAKYVWAATAGGVFQSITPIEIDMIVGKDREGFFTNGLTLGAKKCSVIRDSLYVDGDCTMDIRTKSQGGEPTYNVAVGRAGRDVKSNKQQREYQEEFLHYRGFFCVEMSYDFRFGGCVGRLKSANWGPPT from the exons ATGGCCGGTTGGCAGAGCTACGTGGATAACCTGATGTGCGATGGCTGCTGCCAGGAGGCCGCCATTGTCGGCTACTGCGACGCCAAATACGTCTGGGCAGCCACGGCCGGGGGCGTCTTTCAGAGCATTACG CCAATAGAAATAGATATGATTGTAGGAAAAGACCGGGAAGGTTTCTTTACCAACGGTTTGACTCTTGGCGCGAAGAAATGCTCAGTGATCAGAGATAGTCTATACGTCGATGGTGACTGCACAATGGACATCCGGACAAAGAGTCAAGGTGGGGAGCCAACATACAATGTTGCTGTCGGCAGAGCTGGTAGAG ATGTGAAATCTAATAAACAGCAAAGGGAGTACCAAGAAGAGTTTCTGCACTATCGTGGATTTTTCTGTGTTGAAATGTCGTATGACTTTAGATTTGGAGGCTGTGTTGGCAGACTGAAGTCAGCCAACTGGGGCCCTCCTACATAA
- the PFN2 gene encoding profilin-2 isoform X3, whose amino-acid sequence MAGWQSYVDNLMCDGCCQEAAIVGYCDAKYVWAATAGGVFQSITPIEIDMIVGKDREGFFTNGLTLGAKKCSVIRDSLYVDGDCTMDIRTKSQGGEPTYNVAVGRAGRALVIVMGKEGVHGGTLNKKAYELALYLRRSDV is encoded by the exons ATGGCCGGTTGGCAGAGCTACGTGGATAACCTGATGTGCGATGGCTGCTGCCAGGAGGCCGCCATTGTCGGCTACTGCGACGCCAAATACGTCTGGGCAGCCACGGCCGGGGGCGTCTTTCAGAGCATTACG CCAATAGAAATAGATATGATTGTAGGAAAAGACCGGGAAGGTTTCTTTACCAACGGTTTGACTCTTGGCGCGAAGAAATGCTCAGTGATCAGAGATAGTCTATACGTCGATGGTGACTGCACAATGGACATCCGGACAAAGAGTCAAGGTGGGGAGCCAACATACAATGTTGCTGTCGGCAGAGCTGGTAGAG CATTGGTTATAGTCATGGGAAAGGAAGGTGTCCACGGAGGCACACTTAACAAGAAAGCATATGAACTCGCTTTATACCTGAGGAGGTCTGATGTGTAA
- the PFN2 gene encoding profilin-2 isoform X2 produces MAGWQSYVDNLMCDGCCQEAAIVGYCDAKYVWAATAGGVFQSITPIEIDMIVGKDREGFFTNGLTLGAKKCSVIRDSLYVDGDCTMDIRTKSQGGEPTYNVAVGRAGRVLVFVMGKEGVHGGGLNKKAYSMAKYLRDSGF; encoded by the exons ATGGCCGGTTGGCAGAGCTACGTGGATAACCTGATGTGCGATGGCTGCTGCCAGGAGGCCGCCATTGTCGGCTACTGCGACGCCAAATACGTCTGGGCAGCCACGGCCGGGGGCGTCTTTCAGAGCATTACG CCAATAGAAATAGATATGATTGTAGGAAAAGACCGGGAAGGTTTCTTTACCAACGGTTTGACTCTTGGCGCGAAGAAATGCTCAGTGATCAGAGATAGTCTATACGTCGATGGTGACTGCACAATGGACATCCGGACAAAGAGTCAAGGTGGGGAGCCAACATACAATGTTGCTGTCGGCAGAGCTGGTAGAG tcTTGGTCTTTGTAATGGGAAAAGAAGGGGTCCATGGAGGCGGATTGAATAAGAAGGCATACTCAATGGCAAAATACTTGAGAGACTCTGGGTTCTAG